A single Altererythrobacter sp. BO-6 DNA region contains:
- a CDS encoding phage/plasmid primase, P4 family: protein MNAPIFHETEFKVRDFVELKMAAKALQPDDADEIEDIVSECAHLSAIQRRQVFDAIKEATGIPLSVLNEQCRQEQAPEPDHLDLARQVIELKGAENMIAAESHIWGWQDCGVWAALHDRAVKQDVQAALAEMPSLEVMSGTVNAVTDVLKTEVFRQGQEFNCGNPEAVNCLNGQVELEGGRWQLKPHCREDYRTTQIPVAYDPAATAPKFEAFLDQIFVDDSDKAEKRQALLELMGYTLMSHARHEKFVMLIGAGANGKSVLLSVLYALCGSENVAGVQPSSFDNRFQRAHLHMKLANIVTELRQGEVIADAELKAITSGEPATVEHKHKDPFVMRPFSTCWFGTNHMPSTRDFSDALFRRAVIITFNRVFAPHEQNPRLKDELLSELSGILNLALNAYCEAIHFGFTQPSSSEDAKNEWRLEADQVAMFVEEVCQRASHAQTPMSEVYTAYTTWAAASGIHRTVTVRTLRQRLTKLGFGTDKDRRARYVTGLGLLPPP, encoded by the coding sequence ATGAACGCGCCAATCTTTCACGAAACCGAGTTCAAGGTGCGCGACTTTGTCGAACTCAAGATGGCGGCAAAAGCATTGCAGCCGGATGATGCAGACGAAATCGAGGATATTGTCAGTGAGTGCGCGCATTTGAGCGCCATCCAGCGCCGACAGGTATTCGACGCGATCAAGGAAGCCACCGGCATTCCGTTAAGCGTTCTCAATGAGCAATGCCGACAGGAGCAAGCGCCAGAACCTGACCACCTCGACCTTGCTCGCCAAGTCATCGAACTCAAAGGCGCGGAAAATATGATCGCAGCCGAGTCACATATCTGGGGCTGGCAGGACTGCGGTGTCTGGGCTGCTCTGCATGACAGGGCCGTAAAGCAGGACGTGCAGGCGGCGCTGGCAGAAATGCCCAGCCTTGAAGTCATGAGCGGGACCGTCAACGCCGTCACGGACGTTCTGAAGACCGAAGTCTTCAGGCAGGGCCAAGAATTTAACTGCGGCAATCCAGAGGCCGTGAATTGCCTTAACGGGCAAGTCGAACTTGAGGGCGGGCGGTGGCAACTTAAACCACACTGTCGCGAGGATTATCGCACCACACAAATCCCCGTGGCCTATGACCCAGCAGCAACCGCGCCTAAGTTTGAGGCGTTCCTCGACCAGATATTCGTGGATGATTCCGACAAGGCAGAGAAGCGCCAGGCATTGCTGGAACTCATGGGTTACACACTCATGAGCCACGCACGGCACGAAAAGTTTGTCATGCTCATTGGCGCAGGCGCAAACGGCAAAAGCGTGCTGCTGAGCGTCCTGTATGCGCTGTGCGGGTCGGAGAATGTCGCAGGCGTGCAGCCATCCAGCTTCGACAACCGCTTCCAGCGCGCTCACCTGCACATGAAGCTGGCGAATATCGTCACGGAACTGCGCCAAGGCGAGGTGATTGCGGATGCGGAACTTAAGGCAATCACCAGCGGCGAACCTGCAACGGTCGAACACAAGCATAAGGATCCGTTTGTCATGCGGCCGTTCTCGACCTGTTGGTTTGGCACGAACCATATGCCCAGCACGCGGGACTTTTCGGACGCGCTATTCCGGCGCGCAGTCATCATCACATTCAATCGTGTGTTCGCGCCGCATGAGCAAAACCCGCGACTGAAGGATGAACTGCTGTCGGAGTTATCCGGCATCCTTAATCTGGCGCTCAACGCCTACTGCGAGGCAATCCATTTCGGCTTTACGCAACCGTCATCTAGCGAGGACGCGAAGAATGAATGGCGGCTGGAAGCTGACCAAGTGGCAATGTTTGTCGAGGAGGTGTGCCAGCGCGCAAGCCACGCTCAGACCCCAATGAGCGAGGTTTATACCGCTTACACCACATGGGCCGCAGCGAGTGGCATCCACAGAACCGTGACGGTCAGGACGTTGCGCCAGCGCCTGACGAAACTGGGCTTTGGGACGGATAAGGACAGGCGCGCCCGCTACGTCACTGGGCTTGGGTTGCTACCGCCACCGTGA
- a CDS encoding crotonase/enoyl-CoA hydratase family protein: MDFRERVSIDLGGDGVAQVRFTRPDKLNALDPDMFEAIIESGRALHKMKGLRVVVLSGEGRAFCAGLDLSNFARTPSPDEPELTERTHGNANRPQQAAMLWRKLPVPVIAAVHGVCFGGGLQIASGADIRVVHPQTRMSIMELKWGLVPDMGGYALWRGLVRDDVLRELVYTNREFTGAEAQSLGLATHVDEDPLARATSIATEIANRNPHAIRAAKRLHAGMVERGTDAILLEESIEQHAIMRSRNQVEAVMAGMEKRAPNFEDV, encoded by the coding sequence ATGGACTTCAGGGAAAGAGTTTCGATCGATCTTGGCGGTGACGGCGTGGCGCAGGTCCGCTTTACGCGCCCGGACAAGCTCAATGCGCTCGACCCAGATATGTTCGAAGCGATTATCGAATCCGGGCGCGCTTTGCACAAGATGAAGGGGCTGCGTGTTGTCGTCCTGTCGGGTGAAGGGCGTGCATTCTGCGCCGGGCTCGACCTGTCGAACTTCGCCCGCACGCCAAGCCCTGACGAACCCGAACTGACCGAGCGCACGCACGGCAATGCCAACCGCCCGCAACAGGCGGCCATGCTGTGGCGCAAGCTGCCGGTTCCGGTGATTGCCGCGGTGCATGGCGTGTGCTTCGGCGGCGGACTGCAGATCGCCAGCGGGGCGGACATCCGGGTGGTCCATCCGCAAACCCGGATGTCGATCATGGAGCTTAAGTGGGGGCTCGTGCCCGACATGGGCGGCTATGCGCTTTGGCGCGGCCTGGTGCGCGACGATGTGCTACGCGAACTGGTATATACCAACCGCGAGTTTACCGGGGCAGAGGCGCAGTCGCTGGGGCTGGCGACGCATGTTGACGAAGATCCCCTTGCGCGGGCCACCTCAATCGCCACAGAGATCGCCAATCGGAATCCGCATGCGATCCGCGCGGCCAAGCGGCTTCACGCAGGCATGGTCGAGCGCGGCACCGACGCGATCCTGCTGGAAGAAAGCATCGAGCAACACGCCATTATGCGCTCGCGCAACCAGGTCGAGGCAGTGATGGCGGGGATGGAAAAGCGCGCCCCCAATTTCGAGGACGTTTGA
- a CDS encoding phage major capsid protein yields the protein MQHREYGHPVAGRAYTDEEAAKFMLAFESRDFEREEVCTTAISNSNWIARSEPLPQGYTATRSHGRDAYQIHLPHGHAARGAGRNQLPILIDGIQSRQVGVADLDQSGNGALVRFSRNAEGVAAQKRYASGEDVLEVAFLQQSTRSQEVPAALTLKTVNVGRETGDTIMSDAQEMLALAQRHNRVDMAHNAIAAGKSLESFRSELLESISTTAFGGAPAIHTGSERSFSLTRLINAEVTGDYSEAGYEREMCQEAKRNYAGKAKGIVIPSEAIYQSRATMLTSGNASGAVDTVLMGSEYIDALRPFSAVTAAGATFLRGLAANVSIPKNNADVSASWVAEGGAIPESDLDIDNVTMSPRMLAGRASFTRHLLATSNPQIDNLVRQGLAQQIANGLDAAALEGSGVGAIPTGVANQVGINTFPTAGGGTMTHSESLDALAEIAAANLDTTNAVWILNPTDAATLGAQAKDSGSGMFVYENGRILGRRAIESTHATQGTVYVGLWEHCLIGMWGGLDLIIDPYTGGANGIVNIYASQLADVAVRYPPAFQAITLTTP from the coding sequence ATGCAGCACCGTGAATACGGCCACCCAGTAGCAGGCCGCGCTTACACCGATGAGGAAGCGGCCAAATTCATGTTGGCCTTCGAGTCACGGGATTTCGAACGCGAGGAAGTCTGCACGACCGCTATCAGCAACAGCAACTGGATCGCCCGTTCGGAGCCGCTGCCACAAGGCTACACAGCCACCCGTTCACATGGGCGGGATGCATATCAAATTCACCTGCCGCACGGCCACGCGGCAAGGGGGGCTGGCCGTAACCAGCTGCCCATCCTGATCGATGGAATCCAGTCGCGCCAAGTTGGCGTGGCGGACCTCGACCAGTCTGGGAATGGAGCACTCGTGCGCTTCAGTAGGAATGCTGAAGGAGTCGCGGCGCAGAAGCGCTACGCCTCTGGCGAGGATGTTCTCGAAGTGGCCTTCCTTCAGCAATCCACGCGATCGCAGGAAGTCCCTGCAGCCCTAACGCTGAAGACCGTCAATGTCGGACGGGAAACTGGAGATACTATCATGTCCGACGCACAAGAAATGCTGGCACTCGCCCAGCGTCACAATCGGGTCGATATGGCCCACAACGCTATCGCAGCAGGCAAATCGCTCGAATCCTTTCGCAGCGAACTTCTGGAGTCGATTAGCACCACTGCCTTTGGAGGCGCTCCTGCCATCCATACTGGCTCTGAGCGGTCTTTTTCGCTGACTCGGCTCATCAATGCCGAAGTCACGGGCGACTACTCAGAAGCCGGATACGAGCGCGAAATGTGTCAGGAAGCCAAGCGCAACTACGCTGGCAAGGCCAAGGGGATCGTGATCCCGTCTGAGGCGATCTACCAGTCCCGCGCGACCATGCTTACCAGCGGCAATGCCTCTGGTGCGGTTGATACGGTCCTGATGGGGTCGGAGTACATCGACGCTCTGCGTCCGTTCTCGGCCGTTACCGCAGCAGGCGCGACCTTCCTGCGTGGCTTGGCAGCCAACGTAAGCATTCCCAAAAACAATGCGGACGTCTCGGCAAGCTGGGTCGCTGAGGGCGGGGCGATCCCAGAAAGCGACCTCGACATCGACAACGTCACCATGTCGCCTCGCATGCTTGCAGGCAGGGCTTCGTTTACGCGACACCTTCTGGCCACCAGCAATCCCCAGATCGACAACCTCGTTCGGCAGGGCTTGGCCCAGCAGATCGCGAATGGTCTGGACGCGGCTGCACTGGAAGGCTCAGGCGTTGGTGCGATCCCAACGGGTGTTGCCAATCAGGTGGGAATCAACACCTTCCCAACCGCAGGCGGTGGCACGATGACTCATTCTGAAAGCCTCGACGCCTTGGCTGAGATTGCAGCAGCTAACCTCGATACGACCAACGCAGTCTGGATCCTGAATCCGACCGACGCGGCAACGCTCGGCGCTCAGGCGAAGGATTCTGGCTCTGGCATGTTCGTGTACGAGAACGGGCGCATTCTGGGCCGCAGGGCAATCGAGAGCACGCACGCGACCCAAGGCACGGTTTATGTTGGCCTGTGGGAGCACTGCCTCATTGGCATGTGGGGCGGTTTGGACCTTATCATCGACCCGTACACGGGTGGGGCCAATGGCATTGTGAATATCTATGCAAGCCAGCTAGCTGACGTAGCGGTCCGCTACCCGCCTGCGTTCCAAGCAATCACGCTGACCACGCCGTAA
- the clpS gene encoding ATP-dependent Clp protease adapter ClpS, translating to MAEGTDGDSGSENEVGIATKAKTRPKKPSQYKVLMLNDDYTPMEFVVIVLKRFFAMDLEQATRVMLHVHQRGVGVCGIFPYEVAETKVNQVMDFARQNQHPLQCTLEKA from the coding sequence ATGGCCGAGGGCACTGACGGGGATTCGGGTTCGGAAAACGAAGTCGGCATTGCCACCAAGGCCAAGACCCGGCCCAAGAAGCCGAGCCAGTACAAGGTGCTGATGCTCAATGACGATTACACCCCGATGGAATTTGTCGTGATAGTGCTCAAGCGGTTCTTCGCGATGGATCTTGAGCAGGCCACCCGCGTCATGCTGCATGTGCACCAGCGCGGGGTGGGGGTATGCGGCATCTTCCCCTACGAAGTGGCGGAAACCAAGGTGAACCAGGTGATGGATTTTGCCCGGCAGAACCAGCACCCGCTGCAATGCACGCTGGAGAAGGCATAA
- a CDS encoding JAB domain-containing protein → MPAGRALRSCPEQAQLAALFEHLHYAFSAVAAGEERFHAIFLDHERTYLDDCVMACGHSAHLPVRLRDIFARALAIGARAIIVSHNHPSGDCRPSRSDIDATRRLTEIARALDIELLDHLIFTREKVYSMRAGGKL, encoded by the coding sequence ATGCCAGCGGGCCGAGCCCTTCGCTCTTGTCCGGAGCAAGCGCAGCTTGCCGCCCTGTTCGAACATCTGCACTATGCCTTTTCGGCTGTCGCAGCGGGCGAGGAACGGTTCCATGCCATCTTTCTCGACCACGAGCGCACCTACCTTGACGATTGTGTCATGGCCTGCGGACATTCCGCGCATCTGCCGGTCCGCTTGCGCGACATCTTTGCCCGGGCGCTGGCGATTGGCGCGCGCGCCATCATCGTGTCGCACAACCATCCCTCGGGCGATTGCCGCCCAAGCCGCAGCGATATCGACGCAACCCGCCGCCTGACCGAGATTGCGCGCGCGCTCGACATCGAACTACTCGATCACCTGATTTTTACCCGCGAGAAGGTCTATTCTATGCGGGCTGGGGGAAAACTATGA
- a CDS encoding winged helix-turn-helix domain-containing protein, whose amino-acid sequence MIPRFIEAGDVTLDLFHRDGRVEDRWLHLHPREFELLWRLAQCPGQRLTRRELLAEVWRIQQEPGTNSVAVHVARVRGKLDRFGLGRMLATHPDGGYYLDAPPGPSAFRFQRA is encoded by the coding sequence ATGATTCCGCGTTTCATCGAAGCGGGCGATGTGACCCTGGACCTTTTCCATCGGGATGGCCGGGTCGAGGATCGCTGGTTGCACCTGCATCCACGCGAATTCGAACTATTGTGGCGGTTGGCCCAGTGCCCGGGGCAACGCCTGACGCGCCGCGAGCTTTTGGCCGAGGTGTGGCGGATCCAGCAGGAGCCGGGAACCAACAGCGTCGCTGTGCATGTAGCGCGCGTGCGCGGCAAGCTTGACCGGTTCGGGCTCGGCCGGATGCTGGCGACGCACCCGGATGGCGGCTATTACCTCGACGCGCCGCCCGGCCCCAGCGCCTTTCGCTTCCAGCGCGCCTAA
- a CDS encoding toprim domain-containing protein: protein MSGGDSFAIHRTFLRADGSGKAGLPEGDKMMLGSVSGGAVMLSDGPADRLVIAEGIESGLSLLCGLLTEPMIVGAALSANGMRKLHLPKGSGHIKIATDGDPAGREAAKALATRAHGLGWKVSILDAGDGRDFNDILKGVAA, encoded by the coding sequence GTGTCTGGCGGCGACAGCTTTGCAATCCACCGCACGTTCCTGCGCGCTGATGGCAGCGGGAAGGCGGGTCTGCCCGAAGGTGACAAGATGATGCTGGGCAGCGTGTCCGGCGGAGCGGTCATGTTATCCGATGGTCCGGCCGACCGGCTGGTGATTGCCGAGGGCATTGAAAGCGGACTTTCGCTGCTGTGTGGGCTGCTCACCGAGCCAATGATTGTTGGCGCTGCGCTATCGGCTAACGGGATGCGCAAGCTGCACCTGCCGAAGGGGTCGGGACACATCAAAATTGCCACTGATGGCGATCCGGCTGGACGGGAAGCAGCGAAGGCATTGGCAACGCGGGCGCACGGGCTGGGCTGGAAGGTGTCCATTCTGGATGCTGGCGACGGGCGCGACTTCAACGACATTCTGAAGGGGGTCGCAGCATGA
- the phaC gene encoding class I poly(R)-hydroxyalkanoic acid synthase — protein sequence MAKDGGDQWDNPGEPFRAFFDMQGEAMREMLGSFMPGSGKSPLSGLADRSSLTGDAGEFAAVAREIQSMWFEFMAERSQGQGEGANPFDPAQWLTLAQGMARQLPKAPLDAAQKFASDSMEVWQGVLGSFLGRAGGKDAADADALPRKDRRFAAEEWRAHPAFALLHQTYLMMAEYFVGAAKQVEGIAPEKRKQLEFATTALVEAMSPDNFILTNPVVLKRTIETKGQNLVKGMRHLINDLKRGQLTHTDAEAFELGVNLAATPGKVVHETPLYQLVQYSPSTEQVFEIPLVIFPPWINRFYILDLTPKKSFIKWAVDQGLTVFVVSWKSADASMKDVVWDDYIRSQIDAIDTVRNRLKVPAVHTIGYCVAGTTLAATLAVLAKRGEADKVKSATFFTAQVDFEKAGDLKHFIDDGQLEMIKSLSSEGYLDGRYLAATFNSLRGKDLIWNYVVNNYLLGEDYPAFDLLHWNGDVTNLPSKWHADYLRDLYRDNKLVVPNALSADGTPIDLSLVETPSYVQAGREDHIAPAESVWKITEHFKGQLTFLLAGSGHIAGVVNPPAAGKYQYWTGDSEACSLKEFVAGATEHPGSWWPHWIEWLEAQDAKRVPASGKRKPGGKGDKVIEDAPGRYVKTR from the coding sequence ATGGCCAAGGACGGCGGCGACCAGTGGGACAATCCGGGTGAGCCCTTCCGGGCATTCTTCGACATGCAAGGCGAAGCGATGCGCGAAATGCTGGGAAGCTTCATGCCAGGCTCCGGGAAGTCCCCTCTATCTGGATTGGCTGACCGTTCCTCGCTTACAGGCGACGCGGGTGAATTTGCCGCTGTCGCGCGCGAAATCCAGTCTATGTGGTTCGAATTCATGGCCGAGCGCAGCCAGGGACAAGGCGAAGGGGCGAACCCCTTCGATCCAGCCCAGTGGCTTACGCTGGCACAAGGCATGGCCAGGCAATTGCCCAAGGCGCCGCTCGATGCCGCGCAGAAGTTCGCCAGTGACAGCATGGAAGTGTGGCAGGGCGTGCTGGGCAGTTTCCTGGGTCGGGCCGGCGGCAAGGACGCTGCCGATGCCGACGCGCTGCCACGCAAGGACCGGCGCTTCGCCGCCGAGGAATGGCGCGCCCACCCCGCCTTTGCGCTGCTGCACCAGACCTATCTGATGATGGCAGAGTATTTTGTCGGCGCGGCCAAGCAGGTCGAAGGCATCGCCCCGGAGAAGCGCAAGCAGCTGGAATTCGCCACCACCGCGCTGGTCGAAGCGATGAGCCCGGACAATTTCATCCTGACCAACCCCGTTGTGCTGAAGCGTACGATCGAGACCAAGGGGCAGAATCTCGTCAAGGGCATGCGCCACCTGATCAATGACCTGAAGCGCGGCCAGCTGACCCATACCGACGCCGAGGCCTTCGAACTGGGCGTCAACCTCGCCGCCACGCCGGGCAAGGTCGTGCACGAAACTCCGCTCTACCAGCTGGTGCAGTATAGCCCTTCGACCGAGCAGGTCTTCGAAATCCCGCTGGTGATCTTCCCGCCGTGGATCAACCGCTTCTACATCCTCGACCTGACGCCCAAGAAAAGCTTCATCAAATGGGCGGTCGATCAGGGTCTGACGGTGTTCGTGGTCAGCTGGAAATCGGCCGACGCGAGCATGAAGGACGTGGTGTGGGACGATTACATCCGCTCCCAGATCGATGCGATCGACACTGTGCGCAATCGGCTCAAGGTGCCCGCAGTGCATACCATCGGTTATTGCGTGGCGGGAACCACACTCGCGGCAACATTGGCAGTGCTGGCGAAACGCGGCGAGGCTGACAAGGTAAAGAGCGCGACTTTCTTCACCGCCCAGGTCGATTTCGAAAAGGCCGGCGACCTCAAGCATTTCATCGACGACGGCCAGCTCGAAATGATCAAGAGCCTGTCGAGCGAAGGCTACCTCGACGGGCGCTATCTGGCGGCTACTTTCAACTCGCTGCGCGGCAAGGACCTGATCTGGAACTATGTCGTCAACAATTACCTGCTCGGCGAAGACTATCCGGCCTTCGACCTGCTGCACTGGAATGGCGATGTCACCAACCTGCCGAGCAAGTGGCACGCCGACTATTTGCGCGACCTCTATCGCGACAACAAGCTGGTGGTGCCCAACGCGCTGAGCGCGGATGGCACGCCGATCGACCTGTCGCTGGTGGAAACGCCCAGCTACGTACAGGCCGGGCGCGAGGACCATATTGCGCCCGCGGAAAGCGTGTGGAAGATCACCGAGCACTTCAAGGGGCAGCTGACTTTTCTGCTCGCCGGGTCAGGCCATATTGCCGGGGTGGTAAACCCGCCCGCTGCCGGCAAATACCAGTACTGGACTGGCGACAGCGAGGCCTGCTCGCTCAAGGAGTTCGTCGCCGGCGCTACCGAGCATCCGGGCAGTTGGTGGCCGCACTGGATCGAATGGCTGGAAGCGCAGGATGCAAAGCGGGTGCCCGCATCAGGCAAGCGCAAGCCCGGTGGAAAAGGGGATAAGGTGATCGAAGACGCCCCAGGCCGCTATGTGAAAACTCGCTAA
- a CDS encoding phasin family protein: protein MAEQAKAKIDAAAEKAYAEAAAKKTVSETAVEEAIATDAPKAPVKVAAVKKAVKAPAKKTTAKKAAPKKAAVKKTVTKKAAPKKVAAKKAAPKKTAKAAAKTAAPANPFIQVKDKIMATAKTTDFTATAKEFLADAQTRAKTAFAKTGELASEVTEFNKGNLEAVVESGKIFFNGVQSMGREQVEATKTVVETVTADFKKMAAVKSPTELVQLQGELARRNFDAAVSFGSKNTEALVKLYNEAFAPISSRMSLAAEKIKKAA from the coding sequence ATGGCCGAACAAGCCAAAGCAAAGATCGATGCCGCTGCAGAGAAGGCATATGCCGAAGCAGCCGCAAAGAAGACCGTCAGCGAGACGGCGGTTGAAGAGGCAATTGCCACCGATGCCCCCAAGGCACCGGTCAAGGTTGCTGCTGTCAAGAAGGCGGTGAAGGCTCCGGCCAAGAAGACGACCGCCAAGAAGGCTGCTCCCAAAAAGGCAGCCGTGAAGAAGACCGTCACCAAGAAGGCGGCTCCGAAAAAGGTAGCAGCCAAGAAGGCCGCACCGAAGAAGACCGCCAAGGCCGCCGCGAAAACCGCAGCGCCCGCCAACCCCTTCATCCAAGTTAAGGACAAGATCATGGCCACTGCCAAGACCACCGATTTCACCGCAACCGCCAAGGAATTCCTGGCTGACGCACAGACCCGCGCCAAGACCGCTTTCGCCAAGACCGGCGAACTCGCCTCGGAAGTGACTGAATTCAACAAGGGCAATCTCGAAGCCGTCGTTGAGTCGGGCAAGATCTTCTTCAACGGCGTGCAGAGCATGGGCCGTGAGCAGGTTGAAGCGACCAAGACCGTCGTCGAAACCGTCACCGCAGACTTCAAGAAGATGGCTGCCGTCAAGTCGCCGACCGAACTCGTCCAGCTGCAGGGCGAACTCGCCCGCCGCAACTTCGACGCTGCCGTGTCGTTCGGTTCGAAGAACACCGAAGCGCTGGTGAAGCTCTACAACGAAGCCTTCGCGCCGATTTCGAGCCGCATGAGCCTGGCTGCAGAGAAGATCAAGAAGGCCGCCTAG
- a CDS encoding LL-diaminopimelate aminotransferase, translated as MDTEFYRMKRLPPYVIAEVNAMRAAARAAGEDIIDLGMGNPDLPPPQHVIDKLCEVAQKPDAHGYSQSKGIPGLRRAQANYYARRFGVELDPEREVVVTMGSKEGLASLATAITAPGDVVLAPNPSYPIHTFGFIIAGATIRSVPTTPDENYFLSLEKAMAFTVPRPSVLVVNYPSNPTAEVVDLAFYERLVDWARANKVWILSDLAYSELYFDGNPTPSIMQVKGAKDVAIEFTSMSKTYSMAGWRMGFAVGNQKLIAAMTRVKSYLDYGAFTPIQAAACAALNGPQDIVERNRELYHKRRDVMVEAFGRAGWEIPPPAASMFAWAPLPPALAHMGSLEFSKQLLTEAKVAVAPGVGYGENGEGFVRIAMVENEQRLRQAARNVRRYLTSLGVNSSAA; from the coding sequence ATGGATACCGAATTTTACCGCATGAAGCGCTTGCCACCCTATGTCATCGCAGAAGTGAATGCGATGCGTGCGGCGGCGCGGGCCGCGGGCGAGGACATCATCGATCTGGGCATGGGCAATCCCGACCTGCCGCCTCCGCAGCATGTTATCGACAAACTGTGCGAGGTCGCGCAGAAGCCGGACGCGCACGGCTATTCCCAGTCAAAGGGCATCCCCGGGCTGCGCCGTGCGCAGGCCAATTACTATGCCCGCCGGTTCGGCGTCGAGCTCGATCCGGAGCGTGAAGTGGTCGTGACCATGGGCTCGAAGGAAGGGCTGGCCAGCCTTGCTACCGCCATCACTGCGCCGGGCGACGTCGTACTGGCGCCAAACCCGTCCTACCCGATCCACACTTTCGGCTTCATAATTGCCGGTGCGACGATCCGCTCGGTTCCCACCACGCCCGACGAGAACTATTTCCTCAGCCTGGAAAAGGCGATGGCCTTTACGGTGCCGCGCCCCAGCGTGCTGGTGGTCAACTATCCATCCAATCCGACGGCAGAAGTGGTCGACCTGGCGTTTTATGAGCGGCTCGTAGATTGGGCACGGGCCAACAAGGTCTGGATCCTTTCCGACCTTGCCTATTCGGAGCTCTATTTCGACGGCAATCCCACCCCTTCGATCATGCAGGTCAAAGGCGCAAAGGATGTCGCGATCGAGTTCACCAGCATGTCGAAAACCTATTCGATGGCCGGCTGGCGGATGGGCTTTGCGGTGGGCAACCAGAAGCTGATCGCTGCCATGACCCGGGTGAAGAGCTATCTCGATTATGGCGCCTTTACCCCGATCCAGGCCGCAGCCTGCGCCGCGCTCAACGGCCCGCAGGATATCGTCGAAAGGAACCGCGAGCTGTATCACAAGCGCCGTGACGTGATGGTCGAGGCTTTCGGGCGGGCCGGCTGGGAAATTCCCCCGCCGGCAGCATCGATGTTCGCCTGGGCACCGCTTCCGCCTGCACTGGCGCATATGGGCAGCCTCGAATTCTCGAAGCAGCTGCTCACCGAAGCCAAGGTCGCGGTGGCACCCGGGGTAGGCTATGGCGAGAACGGCGAGGGCTTTGTGCGCATCGCCATGGTCGAAAACGAGCAGCGCTTGCGGCAGGCTGCGCGGAATGTCCGCCGATACCTGACCAGCCTGGGCGTCAACAGCTCGGCTGCCTGA
- a CDS encoding thioesterase family protein, translated as MSVTRLIAPITGQNTTITLPDAANWMQGRTLYGGASALLAYTQAIRAFSDLPPLRAAQIGFVAPVGERVELHAEIVRQGRNVTQLRSEIRCEGQLALTSFWLFGEGREPNAVHPAPRPEDFPPPPDESEAVMAGVGPSFIAKNFELRRAQDVSGPGLPVVRRWARLTDADGLDPISELVLMGDVLPPGAMRAMQRQGPISSINWSFNLLDTAPQTSGGWWLSENASQHADEGYSSERLRLWNSDGKQVLDGLQSVAVFG; from the coding sequence ATGAGCGTGACCCGACTTATCGCCCCGATCACCGGGCAGAACACCACCATAACCCTGCCGGATGCAGCCAACTGGATGCAGGGCCGCACCCTTTATGGCGGTGCCTCGGCCCTGCTGGCCTACACCCAGGCGATCCGCGCGTTTTCCGACCTGCCGCCACTGCGTGCAGCGCAAATCGGATTCGTCGCTCCGGTTGGCGAACGGGTCGAGCTGCATGCCGAGATCGTGCGGCAAGGCCGCAATGTGACCCAGCTGCGCAGCGAGATCCGTTGCGAGGGCCAGCTGGCGCTGACATCGTTCTGGCTGTTCGGCGAGGGGCGCGAGCCCAATGCCGTGCACCCTGCCCCGAGGCCCGAGGATTTTCCGCCACCGCCCGATGAAAGCGAAGCCGTGATGGCTGGCGTTGGACCCAGTTTCATCGCCAAGAATTTCGAACTGCGCCGCGCGCAGGATGTGAGCGGGCCGGGCCTGCCGGTGGTGAGGCGCTGGGCAAGACTGACCGATGCCGATGGGCTAGACCCGATCAGTGAACTGGTGCTGATGGGCGATGTCCTGCCGCCCGGTGCAATGCGCGCGATGCAGCGCCAGGGGCCGATCAGCTCGATCAACTGGAGCTTCAACCTGCTCGATACCGCGCCGCAGACCAGCGGTGGCTGGTGGCTTTCGGAAAATGCCAGCCAGCATGCCGATGAAGGTTATTCGTCTGAACGGCTCAGGTTGTGGAACAGCGATGGCAAGCAGGTGCTCGACGGGCTGCAGTCAGTCGCGGTGTTCGGGTAA